A single region of the Halorubrum depositum genome encodes:
- a CDS encoding ABC transporter permease codes for MTDRRSDGGANRRRTRALRDRLEGRLLTALAVATSLTLVAAFYYPVGTVLIEAVVVDGAATLSVFAALLRDPFYFGELARLFAGESPLAVAQAYLGPDRRLGIVGFTAYQAALSTVASVALGLPAAYLLARFEFPGRRTLRSLTIVPFVLPSIMVAVGFVATFGTNGTLNAVLSALGLPPVDLMFTLQAIVIAHAFYNAPLVARVTTAAWESVDARAVETARSLGAGPTRAFYDVVAPQVYPAVLTGAALTFVFTFGTFPIVLALGGFELATIEVFVYRLVRDLSYAEAAALAIVELLISLGVLLAYLRYEARNTVSARGARPLPRKRLLPAAPSAREVLPRVGLAAYGVAVGVLFLAPIASMVLASVTGGDGALTLDHYRFLVDRQQTGAAFQVRPWPAIRNSLAFASASTLIALPMGVVVAVLTTRRYRGRKLVDAAAMAPLAVSGIVVGLGLLRGLVFGVEVAGWRIAASGAVAIVVAHAVAGYPFVVRTVAPGLEGLDRSLVESARALGASRARVIRDVELPLVWPGVVAGAAFAFAISIGEFTATVVLATGADAYTMPVAIERFIGRRLGPATAMGVVLLVVTGLSFVVIERLGGEHRGL; via the coding sequence GTGACGGACCGTCGCAGCGACGGCGGCGCGAATCGCCGTCGCACGCGCGCTCTCCGCGACCGGCTCGAGGGGCGCCTCCTGACCGCGCTCGCGGTCGCCACGAGCCTCACGCTCGTCGCCGCCTTCTACTACCCGGTCGGCACGGTCCTGATCGAGGCGGTCGTCGTCGACGGGGCGGCCACGCTCTCGGTGTTCGCCGCGCTGCTGCGCGACCCCTTCTACTTCGGCGAGCTCGCCCGGCTGTTCGCGGGGGAGTCGCCGCTCGCGGTCGCGCAAGCCTATCTCGGGCCCGACCGCCGGCTCGGGATCGTCGGCTTCACCGCGTATCAGGCCGCGCTGTCGACGGTCGCCAGCGTCGCGCTGGGGCTCCCCGCCGCCTACCTGCTCGCGCGCTTCGAGTTCCCCGGCCGCCGGACGCTGCGGTCGCTGACGATCGTCCCGTTCGTCCTCCCGTCGATCATGGTCGCGGTCGGCTTCGTCGCCACGTTCGGCACCAACGGGACCCTGAACGCCGTCCTGTCGGCGCTCGGGCTCCCGCCCGTGGACCTGATGTTCACCCTTCAGGCGATCGTGATCGCCCACGCCTTCTACAACGCGCCGCTCGTCGCCCGGGTGACGACCGCGGCGTGGGAGTCGGTCGACGCGCGCGCGGTCGAGACCGCCCGGAGCCTCGGCGCGGGGCCGACCCGGGCGTTCTACGACGTGGTCGCGCCGCAGGTGTACCCCGCCGTCCTGACGGGCGCGGCGCTCACCTTCGTGTTCACGTTCGGCACCTTCCCCATCGTCCTCGCGCTCGGCGGGTTCGAGCTGGCGACGATCGAGGTGTTCGTCTACCGGCTCGTCCGCGACCTGAGCTACGCCGAGGCGGCCGCGCTGGCGATCGTCGAGCTCCTGATCTCGCTCGGGGTCCTCCTCGCGTACCTGCGCTACGAGGCGCGGAACACGGTCAGCGCGCGCGGCGCCCGCCCGCTCCCGCGCAAGCGCCTGCTCCCCGCGGCGCCGAGCGCGCGGGAGGTGCTTCCCCGCGTCGGCCTCGCCGCCTACGGCGTCGCCGTGGGGGTCCTCTTCCTCGCGCCGATCGCCTCGATGGTCCTCGCGAGCGTCACGGGCGGCGACGGCGCGCTCACGCTGGATCACTACCGGTTCCTCGTCGACCGCCAGCAGACGGGGGCGGCGTTTCAGGTGCGACCGTGGCCCGCGATCCGCAACTCGCTCGCGTTCGCGTCGGCGTCGACGCTGATCGCCCTCCCGATGGGGGTCGTCGTCGCCGTGCTGACGACGCGGCGGTACCGCGGGCGGAAGCTGGTCGACGCGGCCGCGATGGCGCCGCTCGCCGTCTCCGGAATCGTCGTCGGTCTCGGACTCCTCCGCGGGCTCGTCTTCGGCGTCGAGGTCGCGGGGTGGCGGATCGCGGCGTCGGGCGCGGTCGCCATCGTGGTCGCGCACGCGGTCGCGGGCTACCCCTTCGTCGTCCGGACGGTCGCGCCCGGGCTGGAGGGACTGGACCGCTCGCTGGTCGAGTCGGCGCGAGCGCTCGGCGCGTCGCGGGCGCGGGTGATCCGCGACGTGGAGCTCCCGCTCGTGTGGCCCGGCGTCGTCGCGGGCGCGGCGTTCGCGTTCGCCATCTCGATCGGCGAGTTCACCGCGACGGTGGTGCTCGCGACCGGCGCCGACGCGTACACGATGCCGGTCGCCATCGAACGGTTCATCGGGCGTCGGCTCGGACCGGCGACCGCAATGGGCGTCGTCCTCCTCGTCGTCACCGGGCTCAGCTTCGTCGTCATCGAGCGGCTCGGAGGTGAGCACCGTGGACTTTGA
- a CDS encoding ABC transporter ATP-binding protein: MDFERSATDAAAEATSAGSSAGDPDAPPAVDLDGVTKRYGDAAAVDDVSLRVREGEFFTLVGPSGCGKTTTLRLIAGFEEPTAGTVRFGGESVAGVPPEDRDVGVVFQNYALFPHMTVGENVGYGLNFADPPEGITREERVTELLELVDLPDTADREPESLSGGQQQRVAMARALAPGPDLLLLDEPMSALDAQLRERLRVQVRKIQSELGITTVYVTHDQEEALAISDRVAVMRDGAPEQVAPPRTVYREPATRFVAEFVGDNNVFAGPVTAVEEEDAADGAPAVAAVDAGGETLRVAVDDASRVAVGDRLAFCVRPEYLRIDGGESRIRATVASAEFLGETTRVTLDWGGRDLVVRTRDPLSGEVVVGFDPGDAHVIGVDGA; this comes from the coding sequence GTGGACTTTGAGCGGTCGGCCACCGACGCCGCGGCCGAGGCGACGTCCGCCGGATCGTCGGCGGGCGATCCCGACGCTCCGCCCGCCGTCGATCTCGACGGCGTGACGAAGCGCTACGGCGACGCGGCCGCCGTCGACGACGTGAGCCTCCGGGTGCGCGAGGGGGAGTTCTTCACCCTGGTCGGCCCCTCGGGCTGCGGGAAGACGACGACGCTCCGGCTGATCGCGGGGTTCGAGGAGCCGACCGCCGGAACGGTCCGCTTCGGCGGCGAGTCGGTCGCCGGCGTGCCGCCGGAGGACCGCGACGTGGGCGTCGTCTTCCAGAACTACGCGCTGTTCCCGCACATGACCGTCGGCGAGAACGTGGGCTACGGGCTCAACTTCGCCGACCCGCCCGAGGGGATCACCCGCGAGGAGCGCGTGACGGAGCTGCTCGAACTGGTCGACCTCCCGGACACCGCCGACCGCGAGCCAGAGAGCCTCTCCGGCGGGCAACAGCAGCGCGTCGCGATGGCGCGGGCGCTCGCGCCCGGCCCCGACCTCCTCCTCTTAGACGAGCCGATGAGCGCGCTCGACGCGCAGCTCCGCGAGCGGCTTCGGGTGCAGGTCCGGAAGATTCAGTCCGAACTCGGGATCACGACCGTCTACGTCACCCACGACCAGGAGGAGGCGCTGGCGATCTCCGACCGGGTCGCGGTGATGCGCGACGGGGCGCCCGAGCAGGTCGCGCCCCCGCGGACGGTGTACCGCGAGCCGGCGACCCGGTTCGTCGCCGAGTTCGTCGGCGACAACAACGTCTTCGCGGGCCCTGTCACGGCCGTCGAGGAGGAGGATGCGGCCGACGGTGCCCCCGCGGTCGCCGCCGTCGACGCCGGCGGCGAGACGCTCCGGGTCGCGGTCGATGACGCTTCCCGCGTCGCCGTCGGCGACCGCCTCGCCTTCTGCGTCCGCCCGGAGTACCTGCGGATCGACGGCGGCGAGAGCCGGATTCGGGCGACCGTCGCCAGCGCGGAGTTCCTCGGCGAGACGACGCGGGTGACCCTCGACTGGGGCGGGCGCGACCTCGTCGTCCGGACGCGGGACCCCCTCTCCGGGGAAGTCGTCGTCGGCTTCGACCCCGGGGACGCGCACGTGATCGGCGTCGACGGGGCGTGA
- a CDS encoding DUF7561 family protein produces MASESCFVCERSVRIAGGIGDLWNFAFESTQGMTLELTDGTEFFLCFECMEALPDDHEPTEADVADLRERTDPVEEDGNDFWHWR; encoded by the coding sequence ATGGCCTCGGAGTCGTGTTTCGTCTGCGAGCGGTCCGTCAGAATTGCCGGCGGGATCGGCGACCTGTGGAACTTCGCGTTCGAGTCGACGCAGGGGATGACGCTCGAACTGACCGACGGCACCGAGTTCTTCCTCTGTTTCGAGTGCATGGAGGCGCTCCCTGACGACCACGAGCCCACCGAGGCGGACGTCGCCGACCTCCGCGAGCGCACCGATCCCGTCGAGGAGGACGGGAACGACTTCTGGCACTGGCGATAG
- a CDS encoding pyridoxal-phosphate-dependent aminotransferase family protein, with product MTKKREYRDDYDDKTLYIPGPTEVRDDVIEAMTESPFGHRMDRMTDLYTTIVEDTKEFLGTDNDVVILTASGTEFWEASTLNLVDENILVPTCGSFSERHANVAERLGKDVDRLEYEWGEAVKPEDIREVLESTDKHYDVVATVMNESSTGVRNPIEEIGDVVADYPDTYFVVDAVSALGGDYVDIDEHDIDVIFASTQKAFAMPPGLAVCVVSDDAYEREVEKGTSSWYGGFRRTIDYYERKGQTHSTPAIPIMLAYRKQMKHMLEEGHRARDERHREMTEYVHDWAAEHFAMFPEEGYESQTVACIENTRGIDVAATIEEVSEEYDMAFSNGYGSQLGEETFRIGHMGEHTVESVKELTDAIEDVAGL from the coding sequence GTGACGAAGAAACGCGAATACCGAGACGACTACGACGACAAGACGCTGTACATCCCCGGCCCGACGGAGGTCCGCGACGACGTCATCGAGGCGATGACGGAGTCGCCGTTCGGCCACCGCATGGACCGGATGACCGACCTGTACACGACCATCGTCGAGGACACGAAGGAGTTCCTCGGAACCGACAACGACGTCGTCATTCTCACCGCCTCCGGCACGGAGTTCTGGGAGGCGTCGACGCTGAACCTCGTCGACGAGAACATCCTGGTGCCGACCTGCGGGAGCTTCAGCGAGCGCCACGCCAACGTCGCCGAGCGGCTCGGGAAGGACGTCGACCGGCTGGAGTACGAGTGGGGCGAGGCGGTCAAACCCGAGGACATCCGCGAGGTCCTCGAATCGACCGACAAGCACTACGACGTGGTCGCGACCGTGATGAACGAGAGCTCCACGGGCGTCCGCAACCCGATCGAGGAGATCGGCGACGTCGTCGCCGACTACCCGGACACGTACTTCGTCGTCGACGCCGTCTCCGCGCTCGGCGGGGACTACGTCGACATCGACGAACACGACATCGACGTCATCTTCGCGTCCACCCAGAAGGCGTTCGCGATGCCGCCGGGGCTCGCCGTGTGCGTCGTCAGCGACGACGCCTACGAGCGCGAGGTCGAGAAAGGGACCTCCTCGTGGTACGGCGGCTTCCGGCGCACGATCGACTACTACGAGCGCAAGGGCCAGACCCACTCGACGCCCGCGATCCCGATCATGTTAGCGTACCGCAAGCAGATGAAACACATGCTCGAGGAGGGCCACCGCGCCCGCGACGAGCGTCACCGCGAGATGACGGAGTACGTCCACGACTGGGCCGCCGAGCACTTCGCGATGTTCCCCGAGGAGGGGTACGAGTCCCAGACGGTCGCCTGCATCGAGAACACCCGGGGGATCGACGTCGCGGCGACGATCGAGGAAGTCAGCGAAGAGTACGACATGGCGTTCTCGAACGGGTACGGGTCGCAGCTCGGCGAGGAGACGTTCCGCATCGGTCACATGGGCGAGCACACGGTCGAGAGCGTGAAGGAGCTCACGGACGCGATCGAGGACGTCGCCGGGCTGTAG
- a CDS encoding DUF424 domain-containing protein has translation MLLRERETAEGRLVSVCDADCLGETYEDGAVTLDVTEEFYGGEEAVEASAEEVVAGLGRAQVANIVGSEAVGVAVEAGLVDEETVLEVGETRHAQLLWL, from the coding sequence ATGCTCCTCCGCGAGCGCGAGACCGCGGAGGGGAGGCTCGTCTCGGTCTGCGACGCGGACTGCCTCGGCGAGACGTACGAGGACGGCGCCGTGACGCTCGACGTCACCGAGGAGTTCTACGGCGGCGAGGAGGCCGTCGAGGCGAGCGCCGAGGAGGTCGTCGCCGGGCTCGGCCGCGCGCAGGTCGCGAACATCGTCGGGAGCGAGGCCGTCGGCGTCGCGGTCGAGGCCGGGCTCGTCGACGAGGAGACGGTGCTCGAGGTCGGCGAAACCCGACACGCACAACTGCTCTGGCTGTGA
- a CDS encoding tetratricopeptide repeat protein — protein MTDERDGDRHEFSAGQGVDADYEEFTLDPEEIDADPNTVDPVDSRVLTDILDRRNVESDAIDVERLIDVGLSYMGINRFEEATETFERAAHFAEEDSLEAQEAWVNKGAAHAELEEYDEAIGAYEEALRIDDDSEHAATAETNLAYALWEFGRTEQALEHAERAVETDPRFAEAWYNRGFLLVERGLAEDAVTCFDNAIRLGYRSAGVLEEKARALEEAGEHEQAEEVADRADEIRREAEEQMVEEQTGQAPGPGGRGGQGGRGGAGGPGGQAGGRGGRGGRGGQPGERGESADAPERELQGEGPEGF, from the coding sequence ATGACCGACGAACGCGACGGCGACCGCCACGAGTTCTCCGCGGGGCAGGGCGTCGACGCCGACTACGAGGAGTTCACCCTCGACCCCGAGGAGATCGACGCCGACCCGAACACGGTCGACCCCGTCGACTCCCGCGTGCTGACCGACATCCTCGACCGGCGCAACGTCGAGAGCGACGCGATCGACGTCGAGCGGCTCATCGACGTCGGCCTCTCGTACATGGGGATCAACCGCTTCGAAGAGGCGACGGAGACGTTCGAGCGCGCCGCCCACTTCGCCGAGGAGGACTCGCTGGAGGCCCAGGAGGCGTGGGTGAACAAGGGCGCGGCCCACGCGGAGTTAGAGGAGTACGACGAGGCGATCGGCGCCTACGAGGAGGCGCTGCGGATCGACGACGACTCCGAGCACGCCGCGACCGCCGAGACCAACCTCGCGTACGCGCTGTGGGAGTTCGGCCGCACCGAGCAGGCGCTCGAGCACGCCGAGCGCGCCGTCGAGACCGACCCGCGCTTCGCCGAGGCGTGGTACAACCGGGGGTTCCTGCTGGTCGAGCGCGGGCTCGCCGAGGACGCCGTCACCTGCTTCGACAACGCGATCCGCCTCGGCTACCGGAGCGCGGGCGTCTTAGAGGAGAAGGCGCGCGCCCTCGAAGAGGCCGGCGAGCACGAGCAGGCCGAGGAGGTCGCCGACCGCGCCGACGAGATCCGCCGCGAGGCCGAAGAGCAGATGGTCGAGGAACAGACCGGACAGGCGCCCGGACCGGGCGGGCGGGGCGGGCAGGGCGGTCGCGGTGGCGCCGGCGGTCCGGGGGGACAGGCGGGCGGCCGCGGCGGCCGGGGCGGCCGCGGCGGACAGCCGGGCGAGCGCGGCGAGTCGGCCGACGCCCCGGAGCGCGAGCTCCAGGGCGAGGGGCCCGAGGGCTTCTGA
- the hisB gene encoding imidazoleglycerol-phosphate dehydratase HisB, producing the protein MSEHDRTAAVTRETSETTIELTLAVDGDGDGEVDTGIGFFDHMLASFAKHGLFDLTVRCDGDTEIDDHHTVEDVAICLGEAFDEALGEKRGIRRYADRRVPLDEAVASVVVDVAGRPYYEFSGEFSQESVGEFTSVMADHFALSLAHNAGLTLHAAVERGDNAHHEVEALFKALARALDDATRLDERRSDTPSTKGEL; encoded by the coding sequence ATGAGCGAGCACGACCGGACGGCCGCGGTCACCCGCGAGACGAGCGAGACGACGATCGAGCTCACCCTCGCGGTCGACGGCGACGGCGACGGCGAGGTCGACACCGGGATCGGCTTTTTCGACCACATGCTGGCGTCGTTCGCCAAGCACGGTCTCTTCGACCTGACGGTCCGCTGCGACGGCGACACCGAGATCGACGACCACCACACCGTCGAGGACGTGGCGATCTGCCTCGGCGAGGCGTTCGACGAGGCGCTCGGCGAGAAGCGCGGCATCCGACGGTACGCCGACCGACGGGTCCCGCTCGACGAGGCGGTCGCGAGCGTCGTCGTCGACGTGGCCGGGCGCCCGTACTACGAGTTCTCGGGCGAGTTCTCCCAGGAGTCGGTCGGCGAGTTCACCAGCGTCATGGCCGACCACTTCGCGCTGTCGTTGGCGCACAACGCCGGCCTGACGCTCCACGCCGCGGTCGAGCGCGGCGACAACGCCCACCACGAGGTCGAGGCGCTGTTCAAGGCGCTCGCGCGGGCGCTCGACGACGCGACGCGGCTCGACGAGCGCCGCAGCGACACGCCGAGCACGAAAGGGGAGCTGTAG
- a CDS encoding ATP-dependent DNA helicase, with amino-acid sequence MQPSSLSGLPAGVGEALEAEGVAELYPPQAAAVEAGVVDGESLVAAVPTASGKTLIAELAMLSAIERGGKALYIVPLRALASEKKTEFERWEDHGVTVGVSTGNYESDGEWLATRDIIVATSEKVDSLIRNGAPWIDDLTCVVSDEVHLVDDPNRGPTLEVTLAKLRKVNPGLQTVALSATVGNADVIADWLDAGLVESDWRPIDLRMGVHFGNAVDFADGSKREVPVERGEDQTARLVADALDTEEDGQGGSSLVFVNSRRNAESSARKLTDVTGSRLTDDERDRLRELAEEIRGVSDTDTSEDLADAVEQGSAFHHAGLASEHRSLVEDAFRDRLIKCISATPTLAAGVNTPARRVIVRDWRRYDGEFGGMKPLDVLEVHQMCGRAGRPGLDPYGEAVLLANDADTKEELFERYLWADPEPVRSKLAAEPALRTHVLATVASGFASTRDGLLSFLDNTLYATQTDDEGRLAAVTDTVLDYLAVNGFVDRDRDGGSEGLTATGIGHTVSRLYLDPMSAAEMIDGLRSVGASGSAGSVGAGGDDEGEFVMTAEGDGDTDEPGFGTYTRAGKEGGANDDSDAASDFDESSDDADAAPEVTPLGLYHLVSRTPDMYELYLKSGDREEYTELCYERETEFLGDVPSEYEDVRFEDWLASLKTARLLEDWANEVDEDRITERYGVGPGDIRGKVDTAEWLLRAAETLARDVEGVDGDVVVAVREARKRIEYGVREELLDLAGVRNVGRKRARRLYEAGVEGRTDLREADKAVVLGALRGRERTAERILEHAGREDPSMDDVRPDKSASAAATAGSASDESGDGQASLGDFE; translated from the coding sequence ATGCAACCGAGTTCGCTCTCCGGGCTCCCCGCGGGCGTCGGCGAGGCGCTCGAAGCGGAGGGCGTCGCCGAGCTGTACCCGCCCCAGGCGGCCGCGGTCGAGGCCGGCGTCGTCGACGGCGAGAGCCTCGTCGCCGCGGTGCCGACGGCCTCCGGGAAGACCCTGATCGCCGAGCTCGCCATGCTGTCGGCGATCGAGCGCGGCGGAAAGGCGCTGTACATCGTCCCGCTGCGCGCGCTTGCCAGCGAGAAGAAGACCGAGTTCGAGCGCTGGGAGGACCACGGCGTCACGGTCGGCGTCTCCACCGGCAACTACGAGTCGGACGGCGAGTGGCTGGCTACCCGGGACATCATCGTCGCCACCTCGGAGAAGGTCGACTCGCTGATCCGCAACGGCGCGCCGTGGATCGACGACCTCACCTGCGTCGTGAGCGACGAGGTCCACCTCGTCGACGACCCGAACCGCGGCCCGACCCTCGAAGTGACCCTCGCGAAGCTCCGGAAGGTGAACCCCGGGCTCCAGACGGTCGCGCTCTCGGCGACCGTCGGCAACGCCGACGTCATCGCCGACTGGCTCGACGCCGGGCTCGTCGAGTCCGACTGGCGACCCATCGACCTCCGGATGGGCGTCCACTTCGGCAACGCGGTCGACTTCGCCGACGGGAGCAAACGGGAGGTCCCCGTCGAGCGCGGTGAGGACCAGACCGCCCGGCTCGTCGCCGACGCGCTCGACACCGAGGAGGACGGGCAGGGCGGCTCCTCGCTCGTCTTCGTCAACTCCCGGCGCAACGCGGAGTCGTCGGCCCGGAAGCTCACCGACGTCACCGGGTCGCGACTCACCGACGACGAGCGCGACCGCCTCCGCGAACTCGCCGAGGAGATCCGGGGCGTCTCCGACACGGACACGTCGGAGGACCTCGCCGACGCCGTCGAGCAGGGGTCGGCGTTCCACCACGCCGGGCTCGCGAGCGAGCACCGGTCGCTCGTCGAGGACGCGTTCCGCGACCGGCTCATCAAATGCATCTCCGCGACGCCCACCCTCGCCGCCGGCGTCAACACCCCCGCCCGCCGGGTGATCGTCCGCGACTGGCGCCGCTACGACGGGGAGTTCGGCGGCATGAAACCCCTCGACGTGCTGGAGGTCCACCAGATGTGCGGCCGCGCCGGGCGGCCCGGGCTCGACCCGTACGGCGAGGCGGTGCTGCTCGCGAACGACGCGGACACCAAAGAGGAGCTGTTCGAGCGGTACCTCTGGGCCGACCCCGAGCCGGTCCGGTCGAAGCTCGCCGCCGAGCCGGCCCTCAGAACCCACGTGCTCGCCACCGTCGCCTCCGGGTTCGCCTCCACCCGCGACGGGCTGCTCTCCTTCCTCGACAACACCCTCTACGCGACGCAGACCGACGACGAGGGACGGCTCGCGGCGGTCACCGACACCGTCCTCGACTACCTCGCCGTCAACGGCTTCGTCGACCGCGACCGCGACGGCGGGAGCGAGGGCCTGACCGCGACCGGCATCGGCCACACCGTCTCGCGGCTCTACCTCGACCCGATGAGCGCCGCGGAGATGATCGACGGGCTCCGCTCGGTCGGGGCGTCCGGGAGCGCCGGGAGCGTCGGTGCGGGAGGCGACGACGAGGGGGAGTTCGTCATGACCGCCGAGGGCGACGGAGACACCGACGAGCCCGGGTTCGGGACGTACACGCGGGCCGGCAAGGAGGGCGGGGCGAACGACGACTCCGACGCCGCGAGCGATTTCGACGAGTCCAGCGACGACGCCGACGCCGCTCCCGAAGTCACCCCGCTCGGCCTCTACCACCTCGTCAGCCGCACTCCCGACATGTACGAGCTCTACCTGAAGTCGGGCGACCGCGAGGAGTACACCGAGCTCTGCTACGAGCGCGAGACCGAGTTCCTCGGCGACGTGCCCTCCGAGTACGAGGACGTGCGCTTCGAGGACTGGCTCGCGTCGCTGAAGACGGCCCGCCTGCTGGAGGACTGGGCGAACGAGGTCGACGAGGACCGCATCACCGAGCGGTACGGCGTCGGCCCGGGCGACATCCGCGGGAAGGTCGACACCGCCGAGTGGCTGCTGCGCGCGGCCGAGACCCTCGCGCGCGACGTGGAGGGCGTCGACGGTGACGTCGTCGTCGCGGTCCGCGAGGCCCGCAAGCGGATCGAGTACGGCGTCCGCGAGGAGCTGCTCGACCTGGCCGGCGTCCGGAACGTCGGCCGGAAGCGCGCCCGCAGGCTGTACGAGGCCGGCGTCGAGGGCCGCACCGACCTCCGCGAGGCCGATAAGGCGGTCGTGCTCGGCGCGCTCCGCGGCCGCGAGCGCACCGCCGAGCGCATCCTCGAACACGCGGGACGCGAGGACCCGTCGATGGACGACGTGCGGCCGGACAAGTCGGCCTCGGCGGCGGCGACCGCCGGCTCCGCGAGCGACGAGAGCGGCGACGGGCAGGCGAGCCTGGGTGATTTCGAGTGA
- the cgi121 gene encoding KEOPS complex subunit Cgi121, with amino-acid sequence MSDAEALGDDGSDGTPPDPPTPPHRLVRGTVAIDDLDAFLARLDAIDAETGTVVQAFDADLVVSDAHLGAATRLAARAIARDEAVARDPGVEVMLYAAGRRQIDRALTLGVSEGDQRAVVLVADFGGVPGAGRPAADLDAAERAVAELTTDAGADDDGFDADRVREFFDVSDRELAATAGDLADVVRERVALLDVEK; translated from the coding sequence GTGAGCGACGCTGAGGCCCTCGGCGACGACGGAAGCGACGGTACACCCCCCGACCCGCCGACGCCGCCGCACCGCCTCGTCCGCGGAACGGTCGCCATCGACGACCTCGACGCCTTCCTCGCTCGGCTCGACGCCATCGATGCCGAGACCGGCACGGTCGTGCAGGCGTTCGACGCCGACCTCGTCGTCTCCGACGCCCACCTCGGCGCCGCGACCCGCCTCGCCGCCCGGGCGATCGCCCGCGACGAGGCCGTCGCGCGCGACCCGGGCGTCGAGGTCATGCTGTACGCGGCCGGCCGCCGGCAGATCGACCGCGCGCTGACGCTCGGCGTCTCCGAGGGGGATCAGCGCGCGGTCGTGCTCGTCGCCGACTTCGGCGGCGTCCCCGGGGCGGGCCGACCCGCCGCGGACCTCGACGCGGCCGAGCGCGCGGTCGCGGAGCTGACGACCGACGCGGGCGCCGACGACGACGGGTTCGACGCGGACCGAGTCAGGGAGTTCTTCGACGTCTCCGACCGCGAGCTCGCGGCGACCGCCGGCGACCTGGCCGACGTGGTCCGCGAGCGCGTCGCGCTGCTCGACGTCGAGAAGTGA
- a CDS encoding IMP cyclohydrolase — MYVGRFVVVAPGIGAYRVSSRSFPNRRVLDRDGTLTVGPTPDAPETDNPYVSYNCARAVRTPTDEPLAVVGNGSHVDPIAEKLELGYPARDALATPLLALDFEKDDYDTPRIAGVVGSETATIGVVRRDALLVEAVDEPTIVATYETDSPEPYALEAVEADAPDAGAAASELLGADFEHPVCAAGATVDGDGVTLAFDNGDE, encoded by the coding sequence ATGTACGTCGGACGATTCGTCGTCGTCGCTCCCGGAATCGGTGCCTACCGCGTCTCCTCCCGCTCGTTCCCGAATCGGCGCGTGCTCGACCGCGACGGGACGCTCACGGTGGGGCCGACGCCGGACGCCCCGGAGACCGACAACCCGTACGTCTCGTACAACTGCGCGCGAGCGGTTCGGACGCCGACGGACGAGCCGCTGGCGGTCGTCGGCAACGGCTCGCACGTCGACCCGATCGCGGAGAAGCTGGAGCTCGGGTACCCGGCGCGCGACGCGCTGGCGACCCCGCTGCTCGCGCTCGACTTCGAGAAGGACGACTACGACACGCCGCGGATCGCCGGCGTCGTCGGGAGCGAGACGGCGACGATCGGCGTCGTCCGCCGCGACGCGCTGCTCGTCGAGGCCGTCGACGAGCCGACGATCGTCGCCACCTACGAGACCGACAGCCCGGAGCCGTACGCGCTCGAAGCGGTGGAGGCCGACGCGCCGGACGCGGGCGCGGCGGCGAGCGAACTCCTCGGCGCCGACTTCGAGCACCCGGTGTGCGCCGCGGGCGCGACCGTCGACGGCGACGGCGTGACGCTGGCGTTCGACAACGGCGACGAGTAG